The DNA segment CACTTTTCTTTTAATCAGTAATAGATCAAACTTATTTTATTTGCTACAAATACTGTGATCTAATGTGACAACATATGTGAgacatttttcttaaattaagTTTGAGTTAAAAATGGTTAAAAGTAGGAAAGGCAATaacatgtaattttatttttttcttaacatccaaaacattttcatacataatACTGGATGTAGTTCATTTCAGCAACTGTCCAATACAGTTGGGAAAATCCTGTAAGCCTgaaaatatctatctataataataataaagtctgGATGTTGAAATCAAACGTTTCATTGTATCTCTATAAACGAGAGCTGGATGAACCTCACTTAAAAAAATACACTGATAGAACTTAATTTTAATAAAGGCTCTACTAAAAGGAGGACTCGgctaaaatttttaaattcatgCATGTGCTGGGTCGATTTTCTTTCGTATCTAACTAGacgttattttctttttaaaatgtttcagaacAGTATTTCGAATTTCCTTTGTGTTTATTCCATAAATCAGGGGATTCAGACAAGGCGGAACGGTAATCATCACTGTCCCAAATATCTTTGTTAAAGTAGGATTGATATTTGGAAAACGCAAAGCCATTATTGAGAATAAAAGGGTGGTTTCAAATATGACATAAACAGTTAAATGTGATGCGCAGGTCTGAAGAGCTTTACTTTTAGCGTTGGCTTGCGCTTTAAAAAAACAGGCTATTAGAATTTTAGTGTAAGTGAAAACAATTGCCGACATGGACAAAGTTGATGGGAAATAcgttataaataatccataaatattATTTGCCGTATAATCTCCGCAAGCCAATACAAACAATGCTCCATTGAAACAATACGCGTGTACAACtaatgatttacattttttaaggcTAATCGTAGTTGACAAAAGAATTACGACCATAATAAAGGCGCCTCCCCAGGCAATCGAGCAGAGTTTCACTACCATCCGTGGGGTCATGATTGTATTGTAGCGGAGAGGATTACAAATCGCCACATATCTGTCTAACGCCATTGCTGCCAGTACCAGCTGTCCCGCGAGGTAGTACATGTGAATGAAGAAAGCTTGTATAATACATGCTGCAAAAGAGATAACCTTTACATCCACAAAAAAGTCTGCCATTAGTCTTGGCATTACAGCGGTGCTGCCGAATAAGTCACACATAATTAGGTTACATAACATTACGTACATTGGTCCATGCAAATGCGTATGAAAAAATATTGttagaaaaagtgttgtattCACAAAAATAATGATTATATACCCAAAAAAGACTAATAAAAACAGGGGCACCCTGGCTTCTGGTGAAAAGAGGAAACCTTCCAAAATGAAATCTGACGTGTTTCCAACAACGTTGTACATCTTCAGTGAGGTCGAgttttattctgaaaaaaaaaacgctataTTAAAATAACTTTCACCTGTTAGAGTAGTGTTTCCCAGGATTTTTCTGGGGTGGCACAATTTGTATGAGCAAAAATATCCTAAGGCATACCACTGTTATAACCATAAACACAATACATCTGACTATACCAGAGAAACCGGTAAAAAGCAGCTCCGAGATCAGCATTCGCAGACATAGCACTTAGTGAACATTGTGGCGGCATTTCCCAGCTGTTTTGTCTGTTTGCCCACCCCTCTCTGCCTAagaggcaactcatatgcccactCTCTACCGACCATGTGAAAGTCGCACACACCCGATGGACTCCAACAGCCTGTAGACGTGAGCTAATTATGCAACATAGCGAtcgtggagctgcttttatgccagcttcttcaTGTAATCCTGTTGTCCTCAGACAGGTCGAGATGCACCTGAGCATGTtactctcaggttcagacccatgTGCGCTACACTACAAGGCACACCATAGTAAGCTCTCACAGCGCACCACGGTGTAGCGGTACATTGGTTGAAAAACATTGTGCTAAAGACTAATGGGGGCTGGTTAATTGAGACGCAACCATGAACCGGAAACCACTTAATGTCACTGCATAATCGCTGTCAAGACTCTGAAGACACATTTTACGTGTGTATTGGGCTGTTTTACGGTTTATGGCGCaacacctttcttttttttatagcaGCGGCTTTAAAAGCAGCAATGCATGACTATAAAATAAGTTGTTTAGGACGTAACATTCACTGTTTGCTCCTCTTCATTTTCCATGGTATTTCCCACTTTTTACACTTAAAATGTGTCGTGTTTCagaattttataatattattatgtaCTCATTCTTAATTGCGCATTTCCTTGCAGAATGTGAAAACGCatgcattttctttattaaatacgTATGACGCCAAAGTCCtgcaaaattattactctgttTATACAGAAAGTGATGAAGTGAACGCATTGTAACATAATATAGAATTATTTCGTTAAATGAGGGTAGGTTTCATGATCGAACTTTGCGACCGTCTCAGTTTTGTTAAGTTGACGCTTtctcattaaaaagattaaatCAGGGGGGAAAAGTTAATTGCAATGCTATAGTTGAAATGAGACACAGAGAGACTGTTACTGGTAGTTGGCATCGCTGATAAGAACCAACCTGGTCAAAGAGCCATCCCGTGGCATATAGACCAGCCAATGAACAAAACTTTCATGTACGGCATTTAGAACGTGCGAGGAAAACTGTAAAATCTGAAGGCGTAAATAATCACTTTGAAGTGAGAAGAACAAGTGAACTTCATGCAGACGTTATCTTTCTTTCATATTTAACATGTTAAATCTATAAACCACAATGTTAAAGagatgaaaagaaatgaaatataaatatattaactaaaatgttacttttattgtatttattcattatgctgaattcctatgaatattttatattttcagatgCTTATACAAGGTTACATGCgcatttttgtgcttttgtatTTGTCAATATTCACCTGCACtctataaagaaaaagaaaattttaccTTCATCCAAGGCCAAACGATTGCTCAGTTTCAATACCGATTAAACTGAAATTTCGGAAAAATACTTCtgatatttaaatattatgtcTGATTAAAATAATACTGCATCTGAAGTGTTAGAATATAAAGGATAAAGCGGAACCCGTCTAATTACTTTTTCAACCTCTCTAGAGAAAAAAGTTGTTAACAGAAATATTATCTGCATGGGAGCAGACGGATCACGTTGAGACGTCAGTTTAAATTGTTTACATTCCAGATGAGTATTttgagtagagttttttttttttttttttttttttttaaggatctTAGGAATTATCTTAATTAGACTATACCATACCATCTCCTAAGCCCGCTGAGGCAGCAGGagagagcctatcccagcaaccacacaggaacaaaccccggtgAGGGCACCAGTCACAcgcacactggggccaatttagcgtTGTAAACTTGATCATTTGTCCTTAAAAATCAAACAATCGTCACAACTCTAGGGGTTAATAGATTTCAAAACACATATTAACCCTATTATTCTATGCTGAAAATTTGGCGCATTTGATTTTAACAAATTGGATTTCTAAATGCAGGACtgcttaagaaaatataaatgtgctTCAATTCAAAATGCTTTTTACATTCTTATCCACGGCACGGTTGTGTGGAAAGCTGGCGCGTATTCCACCAAGCATCAGCTGCAAAGTTAGAACAATCCCTTAATATAGATAATTTAACCTCATCTACATTGCAGAATGCCCTATGCGGTCTTAGTACCCCTTGAGGTTCATTTTATCCAGCATCCCACTgcttcagtttttatattttttatgttcttatattaTGGCTATCTGATCATAGTATCAGAATCTGACCGTAATAAATagcagatattttaaaacttcaTTTAATTAATAGCACTTCaagtaatgatttttttgttgtctatttctccatttgtttaatttttatttgattgcTTGTTTGCATTATTTAGAATGTCTAGAAAACAGAATTTTCTCTAAAgcaagaaaaacacaataaaacaaaaacttcattATAATACTAAAAAATGCAACATCTTCTTTGTGAAACTGGTAAGTGCAGTAAATCTTACTATTTAGCACTTAAGATGGTGCAGATTCAGCACACCTAGTTCAAATCTAGAACCTGATCATTGTTTATGTGGAGTTCATATGTAAGCGCTTTGAGTAGGATagaaaagtgctaaataagtGTAATTAATTATACCAACATTTTCTaaccctgcttttttttttaacaacatgcaCTGCAACTGATTAGTTCTTGGGTCTCTTTAGCTTCAAGCATTTAAAATTCTAAGTTTTAAAAGTCTATATAAAAGCCAAACCACAAAAGTTCAGAAATTCACAAAATCCGGCATATGTATTTTAGACTTTAAAAGAAATAATCCAAAGAGAGTTTTGAGCTTTATTTTCAAACACAATAGTGATATTGAATCTTGCAAGTATTTTGGTAAATTcacactttttttgtgaaagttaTACACAGGCCTCATTATATTTTTTGACCATAGTGTTGACCTCGTTTAAATTTTATTCATAGCTTGCCATAAATGAACATTCTAGAGAATAAAGTTTTCAAACCCCTTATTAAACacattataatccatccattatccaacccgctatatcctaactacagggtcacggggatctgctggagccaatcccagccaacacatggcacaaggcaggaaacgaaccccgggcagggcgccagcccaccgcagacacatTATAATATTTCCTAGAATCTTGTCAGAAAACATTCCACATTGGCACTTATAGGGTTATTGAACTGAGCTCATTTTGTATACTTTGCCTAAATAGTTTTACTGTTAGAGTTACTCTGAGATAATTTCATTCTCAATGTGGTATTTACAATTTCACAACCTTTCTTGTAATTTCTGAagcattctagatagatagatagataggatttgTATATGTGAATGCTAACACAGTAGGGTACGTAAATAGAGCAGAAACTGTGAGAagccaaaaagatttttttgttttgtttttcccccAAAGTAAGCATATTAAGCTTTTTCACAAAATGTGCTATAttctgtctgctttttttttttttttactacagacTTTCCACAAACAAAAACATCAGGACATTTCAGACAACCTCTTAAGGCCATAATATGAATTAATAGtacaataacaaaagaaacaatcTACTGATTAATTCCAAATCagtacatcaaggatgccatccctgctggatttgacaaccatcagtttgcctacaggaggaacagatctacagaggatgccgtcTCAATAGcacttcacacagccctgactcatctgcagtgccctaacacttatgttaggatgctattcgtCGATTTTTAGTTAAGCATTCAACACCGTAATCCCAgacaagctggtacaaaagcttcataatctgggcTGTCCACATCattgtgtctctggatcagggactttctcatCAACAGGCCTCTGGTGGTTAGAACTGGAGATCatacatcagccacactggttctgaacacaggcatgccacagggttgtgtgctcaacCCAGCACTTTTCACGTTATTCACGcacgattgctctgccatccatgccacaaatatggttgtgaagtctGCGGATGATACGACCATGGTGGGTCTtttatcagacaatgatgagactcactacagagaggagatacaacacctagcactatggtgctcagccaacaacttcatcttgaacaccagcaagaccaaagaagttattgtggactataggaggtccagaagaacagaacatgctcctatattcatacatgaggaggctgtaatgtgtgtggacaatatcgaGTTCTTGtgtatccacatcacatcggatctgacttggtctttgaacacatctcacctggtaaagaaggcccaacaaagactcttcttcctcaggaagatgagacatgctggattctcctctcagctgctcacaaacttctatagatccgctatagaaagcattctctgtcacagtataaCAAGTGTGACAGCtacacagcacaggacaggaaggacttggcacgggtggtgagaacagcacaggggatcgtgggaagtcctctcctagacctggactctgtatatactggaagggtgcagaagagggccaaatgtatggctgcggatctcacccatccgggaaatggactgtttgtaccacttccTTCGGGAAAGTGGTACAGAAACATTAACACatgtaccagcagactgaaagacagctttttcccccagagatgtgaagtccatctgcccctgctgatacacacacatacatctacatctacccctaacctgtccccctgtagacatgcacatgcattttccctcgtaatcaaacacacacactcgtattcctcccctgaagacccacgcacacagatcactggtctctgtaGGTGTACTACTTTAGGAAAAGTTTGGACTTGATGATatcttattgctgctgtcttttgtatttattatgttattatttattgtgtattttaagtattttgccttgaagccgagtcctaccaacaaaaattttggtaagtgtatgcataatgacaataaagaaatctatctatctatctatctatctatctatctatcta comes from the Erpetoichthys calabaricus chromosome 4, fErpCal1.3, whole genome shotgun sequence genome and includes:
- the LOC114651017 gene encoding olfactory receptor 52H1-like; the protein is MYNVVGNTSDFILEGFLFSPEARVPLFLLVFFGYIIIIFVNTTLFLTIFFHTHLHGPMYVMLCNLIMCDLFGSTAVMPRLMADFFVDVKVISFAACIIQAFFIHMYYLAGQLVLAAMALDRYVAICNPLRYNTIMTPRMVVKLCSIAWGGAFIMVVILLSTTISLKKCKSLVVHAYCFNGALFVLACGDYTANNIYGLFITYFPSTLSMSAIVFTYTKILIACFFKAQANAKSKALQTCASHLTVYVIFETTLLFSIMALRFPNINPTLTKIFGTVMITVPPCLNPLIYGINTKEIRNTVLKHFKKKITSS